One region of Oryzias latipes chromosome 6, ASM223467v1 genomic DNA includes:
- the blm gene encoding Bloom syndrome protein isoform X1 produces the protein MSSLPQNNLEEQLARHNNANQSKLSLAKPKTGAFLFKKKSTSGTTNVEYPAKLERTQKSKINSFFTVNSKCQSDSVIPACRNPPAVSGNNGAITQTKTDNHSINATNAPSFDPSQFPLDDWDDFDDFETPVKTKNDSFSSGKVTKPSSPDEEFPEFTGKQSSDTSHVTPELIIEDDQPCMEIKEPEHIVSNNSTVSPGPGILQETVQFEVEDSPVRGTRRRPFEHKSVLSDSEDDTNTVVEKIETKSDGKKWIDPKVIELQDNSEPEVDFDCIPPSPDTDETSYTSSALQTRSKTGKTQSRFISAQSKSSAPTRPELSHCLSKDSTREQLYSIMESICALVDSIPEHELISLSCGNELLLRRAHRKRILATGGDFSFRMQQPDSTVISDASFKETSSCCVLTPSSSAVLDSRKSQQPRRPSVISLDYDSDHSDRTAFNPLSSKSSRAICVEDESICDSLSTPRLLKQPCFSESTSRLDEDDAHFFSPKKPVSVEQNKSKTPTCTTADNTETDDFYFDDFDIDDFDESDIPEYFEEAPTSSVPRQNSSTATAVKEGGPSKSSWDKKPSSSVSTPKPPKLCSPEPTFRNPAHDRFRGFNFPHSQEMMKIFHKRFGLHQFRFNQLEAINAALLGEDAFVLMPTGGGKSLCYQLPACVSPGVTVVVSPLKSLIVDQIQKLTTLDIPATSLSGDKSDSEAGRIYMQLSRKDPLIKLLYVTPEKVSASGRLISALQNLYERGLLARFIIDEAHCVSQWGHDFRPDFKRLHELRQKFPSVRMMALTATATPRVQKDILNQLNMMRPQVFTMSFNRSNLKYSVLPKKPKKVDEDCIGWIKKHYPRDSGIVYCLSRNDCDAMAESLKRAGIQALSYHAGLSDGDREYVQSKWINQDGCQVICATIAFGMGIDKPDVRYVIHASLPKSVEGYYQESGRAGRDGEISHCILFYSYTDVHRIKRIISMDREGDSHTKATHFNNLHSMVHFCENVMECRRIQLLAYFGELNFNRNFCKDHPDVSCDNCAKPNQYQMKNVTEDVKKIVRFVQENCEKVGSRFGKTAQQNRLTLNMLVDIFIGSKSAKIQTGMFGMGGAYSRHNADRLFKKLVLENILVEDLYITNNGQAVSYISAGPKAMNVLSGYMQVDFYETESASSIRKQKAAVSKSVSQRDEMVQACLKELVDLCKELGKAFGLHYYNIFSTATLKKIAERLSSDPEVLLQIDGVTEDKLEKYGAEVIKVLQKYSERQLPVEEQAEGAGEGWIDTTRGRTQDEDDESSTYFSNRSAQGQKRKKAPFFKYSKKRKGFGNASSNSRGNSKSWSSSSSRGSSQAAGRGSRNSAGDPPAGRRPGILAAPTPQSKQRPFLKPSFSHLS, from the exons ATGTCTAGTCTTCCACAAAATAACCTGGAAGAACAGCTAGCGAGGCACAACAACGCTAACCAAAGCAAGCTATCTTTGGCTAAACCAAAAACGGG TGCCTTTCTTTTCAAAAAGAAGTCCACATCAGGTACAACTAACGTGGAATACCCAGCAAAG CTTGAAAGAACTCAAAAATCCAAAATCAACAGCTTCTTCACAGTTAACTCTAAATGCCAGTCAGACTCCGTCATTCCAGCATGTCGGAATCCCCCAGCTGTGTCTGGTAATAATGGCGCTATCACTCAAACCAAAACCGACAATCACAGCATCAATGCAACTAATGCGCCAAGTTTTGATCCATCCCAATTTCCACTGGATGACTGGGATGATTTTGATGACTTTGAAACTCCTGTCAAAACTAAAAACGACTCCTTCAGTTCCGGGAAGGTCACAAAGCCATCATCTCCAGATGAGGAGTTCCCAGAATTCACAGGGAAACAAAGCTCTGATACCTCTCACGTGACGCCAGAATTAATCATCGAGGATGACCAGCCCTGTATGGAGATAAAGGAACCAGAACACATTGTCTCAAACAACAGTACAGTTTCACCTGGACCTGGTATCCTTCAGGAAACAGTACAATTTGAAGTGGAAGACTCACCTGTTAGAGGAACGAGAAGACGTCCCTTTGAGCACAAGTCTGTCTTAAGTGACAGTGAAGATGATACAAACACAGTGGTTGAAAAGATTGAGACTAAATCGG ATGGTAAGAAGTGGATTGACCCGAAGGTTATTGAACTTCAGGACAACTCTGAGCCTGAAGTTGACTTTGATTGCATACCTCCATCACCTGACACTGATGAGACTTCCTATACATCATCTGCACTCCAGACAag atCTAAAACGGGTAAAACTCAAAGTAGATTCATTTCTGCTCAATCAAAAAGTTCTGCTCCAACTCGTCCTGAACTTTCACATTGTCTTTCCAAAGATTCAACAc GCGAACAACTCTACAGTATCATGGAGTCCATCTGTGCTCTGGTTGACTCCATCCCAGAGCATGAACTGATCTCTCTGTCTTGTGGGAACGAACTGTTGTTGCGTAGAGCTCACAG AAAAAGGATTCTTGCTACTGGCGGTGACTTTTCATTCCGGATGCAGCAGCCTGACAGCACAGTTATCTCTGATGCCAGCTTTAAAGAAACCTCTTCTTGCTGTGTTTTGACACCCAGCAGCTCTGCGGTTCTGGACTCCAGGAAGTCTCAGCAGCCCCGTCGACCTTCAGTCATCTCTTTAGATTATGACTCTGATCATTCTGATAGAACTGCCTTTAATCCATTGTCCAGCAAAAGCAGTAGGGCAATCTGTGTGGAAGATGAAAGTATTTGTGACTCTCTATCAACTCCCAGACTTCTAAAACAACCTTGTTTCTCAGAGAGCACAAGTCGTCTCGATGAAGACGATGCACATTTCTTCTCACCCAAGAAACCAGTGTCTGTGGagcaaaataaatctaaaacccCGACCTGCACAACTGCAGATAACACTGAAACGGATGACTTTTACTTTGACGATTTTGATATAGATGACTTTGACGAGTCTGATATTCCTGAATACTTTGAGGAAGCCCCAACTTCATCAGTCCCCAGACAAAACTCCAGTACCGCGACTGCTGTGAAGGAAGGAGGCCCGAGCAAATCCTCATGGGATAAGAAACCGTCCAGCTCAGTTTCCACACCTAAACCTCCCAAGTTGTGTTCACCTG AGCCCACCTTCAGAAACCCAGCTCATGACCGCTTCCGAGGATTCAACTTTCCTCATTCCCAAGAAATGATGAAGATCTTTCATAAGCGGTTTGGACTTCATCAGTTCAGGTTCAACCAGCTTGAAGCTATTAACGCCGCTCTCCTGGGAGAAGATGCCTTTGTCTTGATGCCCACAG GTGGAGGTAAAAGTTTGTGCTACCAGCTGCCTGCCTGTGTTTCTCCTGGAGTCACAGTTGTCGTCTCCCCGCTCAAGTCGCTTATAGTCGATCAGATCCAGAAACTTACCACCCTTGAT aTTCCAGCAACAAGCCTGTCTGGTGATAAAAGTGACAGTGAAGCAGGACGGATTTATATGCAGCTTTCCAGAAAAGATCCCCTAATAAAGCTGCTGTATGTAACCCCGGAGAAG gTGAGTGCAAGCGGCAGGTTAATCTCAGCCCTGCAGAACCTTTACGAGCGAGGTCTTCTGGCCCGATTCATCATTGACGAGGCACATTGCGTCAGTCAG TGGGGCCACGATTTCCGCCCCGACTTCAAAAGACTGCACGAACTCCGACAAAAGTTCCCCAGCGTGCGGATGATGGCTCTGACTGCCACCGCCACTCCCCGAGTGCAGAAGGACATCCTAAACCAGCTGAATATGATGCGGCCACAAGT ATTCACCATGAGCTTCAACAGATCTAACCTCAAGTACAGCGTGCTGCCAAAGAAACCCAAAAAGGTAGACGAGGACTGCATCGGCTGGATCAAGAAGCATTACCCAC GGGATTCGGGCATTGTGTACTGTTTGTCTCGTAACGACTGTGACGCCATGGCGGAAAGTTTGAAGAGGGCGGGCATACAGGCTCTGTCATATCACGCCGGCCTGAGCGACGGAGACCGAGAGTACGTGCAGAGCAAATGGATCAACCAGGATGGTTGCCAG GTCATCTGTGCCACCATAGCCTTCGGCATGGGCATCGACAAGCCGGATGTGCGCTACGTCATCCACGCCAGCCTGCCGAAATCAGTGGAGGGTTACTATCAGGAGTCGGGGAGGGCAGGACGGGATGGAGAAATCTCTCACTGCATTCTTTTCTACTCCTACACTGACGTCCACCGCATTAAGAGGATTATCAGCA TGGACAGAGAAGGCGACAGCCACACCAAAGCCACTCATTTCAACAACCTGCACAGCATGGTGCATTTCTGCGAGAACGTGATGGAGTGCAGAAGAATCCAACTGCTGGCTTACTTTGGAGAGCTGAACTTCAACAGAAACTTCTGTAAAGACCATCCGGATGTCAGCTGTGACAACTGTGCTAAACCCAAC CAATATCAGATGAAGAACGTGACTGAAGATGTCAAGAAGATTGTGAGGTTTGTCCAGGAGAACTGTGAGAAAGTTGGATCCAGGTTTGGCAAGACAGCTCAGCAGAATAGACTGACGCTAAACATGCTGGTTGACATCTTCATAG GGTCTAAATCTGCCAAAATCCAGACGGGAATGTTTGGAATGGGAGGAGCTTACTCTCGCCATAATGCTGACCGGCTTTTCAAGAAACTGGTTCTGGAAAACATCCTGGTGGAGGACCTCTACATCACCAACAATGGCCAAGCCGTGTCTTACATCTCTGCTGGACCAAAAGCAATGAACGTGCTGTCAGGGTACATGCAG gTGGACTTCTACGAGACAGAAAGTGCTTCCAGCATCAGAAAACAGAAAGCTGCTGTGTCCAAGAGTGTTTCCCAGAGAGACGAGATGGTCCAGGCGTGTCTGAAAGAACTGGTTGATCTCTGCAAGGAGCTGGGAAAAGCTTTTGGCCTTCACTATTACAACATCTTTTCAACGGCCACACTGAAGAAGATAGCTG AAAGGCTCTCTTCTGATCCTGAAGTCCTTTTGCAAATTGATGGAGTGACGGAGGACAAACTGGAGAAGTATGGAGCGGAAGTCATTAAGGTTCTGCAGAAATACTCTGAGCGGCAGCTTCCTG TGGAGGAACAGGCTGAAGGTGCAGGTGAAGGATGGATCGACACAACACGAGGCCGCACTCAGGACGAGGACGATGAGTCCTCAACATACTTCAGTAACAGGTCTGCACAGggacagaagaggaagaaagctccttttttcaaatattcCAAGAAGAGAAAAGGATTTGGAAACGCAAGCTCTAATTCTAGAGG CAACAGCAAGTCCTGgtcctcctccagctccagaGGCAGCTCACAAGCTGCAGGTCGAGGGTCCAGGAACTCAGCAGGAGATCCACCAGCGGGCAGAAGACCAGGAATCCTCGCCGCTCCGACGCCTCAAAGCAAGCAGCGGCCCTTTTTAAAGCCCAGCTTTTCTCACCTGAGCTGA
- the blm gene encoding Bloom syndrome protein (The RefSeq protein has 4 substitutions compared to this genomic sequence), translating into MSSLPQNNLEEQLARHNNANQSKLSLAKPKTGAFLFKKKSTSGTTNVEYPAKVTASSVLANRNVNVPKNSLLTKSSVTFSNKLERTQKSKINSFFTVNSKCQSDSVIPACRNPPAVSGNNGAITQTKTDNHSINATNAPSFDPSQFPLDDWDDFDDFETPVKTKNDSFSSGKVTKPSSPDEEFPEFTGKQSSDTSHVTPELIIEDDQPCMEIKEPEHIVSNNSTVSPGPGILQETVQFEVEDSPVRGTRRRPFEHKSVLSDSEDDTNTVVEKIETKSDGKKWIDPKVIELQDNSEPEVDFDCIPPSPDTDETSYTSSALQTRSKTGKTQSRFFSAQSKSSAPTRPEFSLCLSKNSTREQLYSIMESICALVDSIPEHELISLSCGNELLLRRAHRKRILATGGDFSFRMQQPDSTVISDASFKETSSCCVLTPSSSAVLDSRKSQQPRRPSVISLDYDSDHSDRTAFNPLSSKSSRAICVEDESICDSLSTPRLLKQPCFSESTSRLDEDDAHFFSPKKPVSVEQNKSKTPTCTTADNTETDDFYFDDFDIDDFDESDIPEYFEEAPTSSVPRQNSSTATAVKEGGPSKSSWDKKPSSSVSTPKPPKLCSPEPTFRNPAHDRFRGFNFPHSQEMMKIFHKRFGLHQFRFNQLEAINAALLGEDAFVLMPTGGGKSLCYQLPACVSPGVTVVVSPLKSLIVDQIQKLTTLDIPATSLSGDKSDSEAGRIYMQLSRKDPLIKLLYVTPEKVSASGRLISALQNLYERGLLARFIIDEAHCVSQWGHDFRPDFKRLHELRQKFPSVRMMALTATATPRVQKDILNQLNMMRPQVFTMSFNRSNLKYSVLPKKPKKVDEDCIGWIKKHYPRDSGIVYCLSRNDCDAMAESLKRAGIQALSYHAGLSDGDREYVQSKWINQDGCQVICATIAFGMGIDKPDVRYVIHASLPKSVEGYYQESGRAGRDGEISHCILFYSYTDVHRIKRIISMDREGDSHTKATHFNNLHSMVHFCENVMECRRIQLLAYFGELNFNRNFCKDHPDVSCDNCAKPNQYQMKNVTEDVKKIVRFVQENCEKVGSRFGKTAQQNRLTLNMLVDIFIGSKSAKIQTGMFGMGGAYSRHNADRLFKKLVLENILVEDLYITNNGQAVSYISAGPKAMNVLSGYMQVDFYETESASSIRKQKAAVSKSVSQRDEMVQACLKELVDLCKELGKAFGLHYYNIFSTATLKKIAERLSSDPEVLLQIDGVTEDKLEKYGAEVIKVLQKYSERQLPVEEQAEGAGEGWIDTTRGRTQDEDDESSTYFSNRSAQGQKRKKAPFFKYSKKRKGFGNASSNSRGNSKSWSSSSSRGSSQAAGRGSRNSAGDPPAGRRPGILAAPTPQSKQRPFLKPSFSHLS; encoded by the exons ATGTCTAGTCTTCCACAAAATAACCTGGAAGAACAGCTAGCGAGGCACAACAACGCTAACCAAAGCAAGCTATCTTTGGCTAAACCAAAAACGGG TGCCTTTCTTTTCAAAAAGAAGTCCACATCAGGTACAACTAACGTGGAATACCCAGCAAAGGTAACCGCCTCAAGTGTTTTGGCAAACAGGAATGTCAATGTCCCGAAGAACAGTTTATTGACTAAATCTTCTGTGACATTTTCAAACAAGCTTGAAAGAACTCAAAAATCCAAAATCAACAGCTTCTTCACAGTTAACTCTAAATGCCAGTCAGACTCCGTCATTCCAGCATGTCGGAATCCCCCAGCTGTGTCTGGTAATAATGGCGCTATCACTCAAACCAAAACCGACAATCACAGCATCAATGCAACTAATGCGCCAAGTTTTGATCCATCCCAATTTCCACTGGATGACTGGGATGATTTTGATGACTTTGAAACTCCTGTCAAAACTAAAAACGACTCCTTCAGTTCCGGGAAGGTCACAAAGCCATCATCTCCAGATGAGGAGTTCCCAGAATTCACAGGGAAACAAAGCTCTGATACCTCTCACGTGACGCCAGAATTAATCATCGAGGATGACCAGCCCTGTATGGAGATAAAGGAACCAGAACACATTGTCTCAAACAACAGTACAGTTTCACCTGGACCTGGTATCCTTCAGGAAACAGTACAATTTGAAGTGGAAGACTCACCTGTTAGAGGAACGAGAAGACGTCCCTTTGAGCACAAGTCTGTCTTAAGTGACAGTGAAGATGATACAAACACAGTGGTTGAAAAGATTGAGACTAAATCGG ATGGTAAGAAGTGGATTGACCCGAAGGTTATTGAACTTCAGGACAACTCTGAGCCTGAAGTTGACTTTGATTGCATACCTCCATCACCTGACACTGATGAGACTTCCTATACATCATCTGCACTCCAGACAag atCTAAAACGGGTAAAACTCAAAGTAGATTCATTTCTGCTCAATCAAAAAGTTCTGCTCCAACTCGTCCTGAACTTTCACATTGTCTTTCCAAAGATTCAACAc GCGAACAACTCTACAGTATCATGGAGTCCATCTGTGCTCTGGTTGACTCCATCCCAGAGCATGAACTGATCTCTCTGTCTTGTGGGAACGAACTGTTGTTGCGTAGAGCTCACAG AAAAAGGATTCTTGCTACTGGCGGTGACTTTTCATTCCGGATGCAGCAGCCTGACAGCACAGTTATCTCTGATGCCAGCTTTAAAGAAACCTCTTCTTGCTGTGTTTTGACACCCAGCAGCTCTGCGGTTCTGGACTCCAGGAAGTCTCAGCAGCCCCGTCGACCTTCAGTCATCTCTTTAGATTATGACTCTGATCATTCTGATAGAACTGCCTTTAATCCATTGTCCAGCAAAAGCAGTAGGGCAATCTGTGTGGAAGATGAAAGTATTTGTGACTCTCTATCAACTCCCAGACTTCTAAAACAACCTTGTTTCTCAGAGAGCACAAGTCGTCTCGATGAAGACGATGCACATTTCTTCTCACCCAAGAAACCAGTGTCTGTGGagcaaaataaatctaaaacccCGACCTGCACAACTGCAGATAACACTGAAACGGATGACTTTTACTTTGACGATTTTGATATAGATGACTTTGACGAGTCTGATATTCCTGAATACTTTGAGGAAGCCCCAACTTCATCAGTCCCCAGACAAAACTCCAGTACCGCGACTGCTGTGAAGGAAGGAGGCCCGAGCAAATCCTCATGGGATAAGAAACCGTCCAGCTCAGTTTCCACACCTAAACCTCCCAAGTTGTGTTCACCTG AGCCCACCTTCAGAAACCCAGCTCATGACCGCTTCCGAGGATTCAACTTTCCTCATTCCCAAGAAATGATGAAGATCTTTCATAAGCGGTTTGGACTTCATCAGTTCAGGTTCAACCAGCTTGAAGCTATTAACGCCGCTCTCCTGGGAGAAGATGCCTTTGTCTTGATGCCCACAG GTGGAGGTAAAAGTTTGTGCTACCAGCTGCCTGCCTGTGTTTCTCCTGGAGTCACAGTTGTCGTCTCCCCGCTCAAGTCGCTTATAGTCGATCAGATCCAGAAACTTACCACCCTTGAT aTTCCAGCAACAAGCCTGTCTGGTGATAAAAGTGACAGTGAAGCAGGACGGATTTATATGCAGCTTTCCAGAAAAGATCCCCTAATAAAGCTGCTGTATGTAACCCCGGAGAAG gTGAGTGCAAGCGGCAGGTTAATCTCAGCCCTGCAGAACCTTTACGAGCGAGGTCTTCTGGCCCGATTCATCATTGACGAGGCACATTGCGTCAGTCAG TGGGGCCACGATTTCCGCCCCGACTTCAAAAGACTGCACGAACTCCGACAAAAGTTCCCCAGCGTGCGGATGATGGCTCTGACTGCCACCGCCACTCCCCGAGTGCAGAAGGACATCCTAAACCAGCTGAATATGATGCGGCCACAAGT ATTCACCATGAGCTTCAACAGATCTAACCTCAAGTACAGCGTGCTGCCAAAGAAACCCAAAAAGGTAGACGAGGACTGCATCGGCTGGATCAAGAAGCATTACCCAC GGGATTCGGGCATTGTGTACTGTTTGTCTCGTAACGACTGTGACGCCATGGCGGAAAGTTTGAAGAGGGCGGGCATACAGGCTCTGTCATATCACGCCGGCCTGAGCGACGGAGACCGAGAGTACGTGCAGAGCAAATGGATCAACCAGGATGGTTGCCAG GTCATCTGTGCCACCATAGCCTTCGGCATGGGCATCGACAAGCCGGATGTGCGCTACGTCATCCACGCCAGCCTGCCGAAATCAGTGGAGGGTTACTATCAGGAGTCGGGGAGGGCAGGACGGGATGGAGAAATCTCTCACTGCATTCTTTTCTACTCCTACACTGACGTCCACCGCATTAAGAGGATTATCAGCA TGGACAGAGAAGGCGACAGCCACACCAAAGCCACTCATTTCAACAACCTGCACAGCATGGTGCATTTCTGCGAGAACGTGATGGAGTGCAGAAGAATCCAACTGCTGGCTTACTTTGGAGAGCTGAACTTCAACAGAAACTTCTGTAAAGACCATCCGGATGTCAGCTGTGACAACTGTGCTAAACCCAAC CAATATCAGATGAAGAACGTGACTGAAGATGTCAAGAAGATTGTGAGGTTTGTCCAGGAGAACTGTGAGAAAGTTGGATCCAGGTTTGGCAAGACAGCTCAGCAGAATAGACTGACGCTAAACATGCTGGTTGACATCTTCATAG GGTCTAAATCTGCCAAAATCCAGACGGGAATGTTTGGAATGGGAGGAGCTTACTCTCGCCATAATGCTGACCGGCTTTTCAAGAAACTGGTTCTGGAAAACATCCTGGTGGAGGACCTCTACATCACCAACAATGGCCAAGCCGTGTCTTACATCTCTGCTGGACCAAAAGCAATGAACGTGCTGTCAGGGTACATGCAG gTGGACTTCTACGAGACAGAAAGTGCTTCCAGCATCAGAAAACAGAAAGCTGCTGTGTCCAAGAGTGTTTCCCAGAGAGACGAGATGGTCCAGGCGTGTCTGAAAGAACTGGTTGATCTCTGCAAGGAGCTGGGAAAAGCTTTTGGCCTTCACTATTACAACATCTTTTCAACGGCCACACTGAAGAAGATAGCTG AAAGGCTCTCTTCTGATCCTGAAGTCCTTTTGCAAATTGATGGAGTGACGGAGGACAAACTGGAGAAGTATGGAGCGGAAGTCATTAAGGTTCTGCAGAAATACTCTGAGCGGCAGCTTCCTG TGGAGGAACAGGCTGAAGGTGCAGGTGAAGGATGGATCGACACAACACGAGGCCGCACTCAGGACGAGGACGATGAGTCCTCAACATACTTCAGTAACAGGTCTGCACAGggacagaagaggaagaaagctccttttttcaaatattcCAAGAAGAGAAAAGGATTTGGAAACGCAAGCTCTAATTCTAGAGG CAACAGCAAGTCCTGgtcctcctccagctccagaGGCAGCTCACAAGCTGCAGGTCGAGGGTCCAGGAACTCAGCAGGAGATCCACCAGCGGGCAGAAGACCAGGAATCCTCGCCGCTCCGACGCCTCAAAGCAAGCAGCGGCCCTTTTTAAAGCCCAGCTTTTCTCACCTGAGCTGA